From Triticum urartu cultivar G1812 chromosome 2, Tu2.1, whole genome shotgun sequence, a single genomic window includes:
- the LOC125541062 gene encoding momilactone A synthase-like, producing the protein MFRAMQVVLRGEGRRAAAGGFAGHCGYSTASGSQRLAGKVAVITGAASGIGKATAAEFVRNGAKVVLADVQDDLGRALAAELGAGSASYTRCDVTDEAQVAAVVDLAVARHGKLDIMLNNAGIVGSLARPELGALDLADFDAVMAINTRGVMAGVKHAARVMAPRRAGSIICTASIAGVLGQLTPHPYSVSKFAVVGLVRSVAGELARSGVRVNAISPNYILTPLVKRILEEWYPDASGEEHRRIVEGDINEMEGVVLEVEDIAKAALYLASDDSKYVNGHNLVVDGGFTVGKAPNMPAPAQ; encoded by the exons ATGTTCCGAGCGATGCAGGTCGTCCTCAG GGGCGAGGGCCGTCGTGCTGCGGCGGGCGGCTTCGCCGGCCACTGCGGCTACTCCACGGCCTCGGGCTCCCAGAGGCTGGCTGGTAAGGTGGCCGTGATCACCGGCGCCGCTAGCGGCATCGGCAAGGCGACGGCCGCGGAGTTCGTCAGGAACGGCGCCAAGGTCGTGCTCGCCGACGTCCAGGACGACCTGGGCCGCGCCCTGGCGGCCGAGCTCGGCGCCGGCTCCGCGTCCTACACCCGCTGCGACGTCACCGACGAGGCGCAGGTTGCCGCGGTGGTCGACCTCGCCGTGGCCCGCCACGGCAAGCTCGACATCATGCTCAACAACGCCGGCATCGTGGGCTCCCTGGCGCGGCCCGAGCTGGGCGCGCTCGACCTCGCCGACTTCGACGCCGTCATGGCGATCAACACCCGGGGCGTCATGGCCGGGGTCAAGCACGCGGCCCGCGTCATGGCGCCGCGCCGCGCGGGCAGCATCATCTGCACGGCCAGCATCGCCGGCGTGCTGGGCCAGCTGACGCCGCACCCGTACAGCGTCTCCAAGTTCGCGGTGGTGGGGCTCGTGCGCTCCGTGGCCGGGGAGCTGGCGCGCTCGGGCGTGCGCGTCAACGCCATCTCGCCCAACTACATCCTGACGCCGCTGGTGAAGCGCATCCTGGAGGAGTGGTACCCTGACGCGAGCGGCGAGGAGCACCGGCGGATCGTGGAGGGGGACATCAACGAGATGGAAGGAGTGGTGCTGGAGGTGGAGGACATCGCCAAGGCGGCGCTGTACCTGGCGTCCGACGACTCCAAGTACGTCAACGGCCACAACCTCGTCGTCGACGGCGGGTTCACGGTGGGGAAGGCGCCCAACATGCCGGCACCGGCACAGTGA